In one Bacillus sp. PK3_68 genomic region, the following are encoded:
- a CDS encoding heterocycloanthracin/sonorensin family bacteriocin, giving the protein MNDFQSELQSLNVGDFQATQAIPWDQNQYYTDQDRQLGSFGRCSSCFRCSSCFRCFSCFSCFNCFNCFNCFRCFNCFSCSRCSSCSRCSGWGS; this is encoded by the coding sequence ATGAATGATTTCCAAAGTGAACTTCAAAGCTTGAATGTTGGTGATTTCCAAGCGACGCAGGCAATCCCTTGGGATCAAAATCAGTACTATACGGACCAGGATCGACAATTGGGTAGTTTTGGCCGATGCTCTAGTTGTTTTAGATGTTCTAGCTGTTTTAGATGCTTCAGCTGTTTTAGCTGTTTTAACTGCTTTAATTGCTTTAACTGTTTTAGATGCTTTAACTGCTTCAGTTGTTCTCGTTGCTCATCTTGCTCCAGATGTAGCGGCTGGGGAAGTTAA